One Punica granatum isolate Tunisia-2019 chromosome 3, ASM765513v2, whole genome shotgun sequence genomic window carries:
- the LOC116201699 gene encoding disease resistance protein At4g27190-like, which translates to MLCQAEVGLRPLSDEEAWALFVQTLDGPDLPPSQKHVAEDIVKECKGLPLAIVVMAGSMRGEVEDHVWEATLENLKQPGVLQQSMKEDVFPILVQSYNRLEEKKQRCFSLCALYPEDWSIPRPELIELCIDEGVIREDRRRKMYNEGHRLLDELEKACLLEACGFGSSKAVRMHDVIRDMALHIMNANSAPWMVKGLGLEDVLDDSEWLPNLQKVSLMTNDIEAIPPSISPNCPQLATLLLSDCRRLHEISEQFFQRMQGLKVIALSKTSITKVPKSVGTLEKLNALILNGCSQLSCISFLAKLTSLRKLDLRGCTNINEVPDGLGMLVNLTYLRLSGTGIKRIPDGVVCKLKKLQHLEADYIAARAEEVVKLRKLEVLRCRFENVNELNEYTLHATTLESYILLIGDRTNDSALYDFWHGLFPSDSGLSNCGKVIFMNVVSDIRETCLLPRDVEALGIRECGRMWNISRFMGLEEVGGSGGQPEEPEGQLEERTSPPPPGDHFPSLKELEILYCPNLKRLLVPRHSCSSYLTQLEMLKIRGCHELESMTVKEESLTSSTSPLPPDAFSQLQSITISSCAKMKRVLTLELFMLLPNLQTIIVDYCEEMKEVIGGQELDHGATSSSFLSPMPAASPGDQLSTRKLTLVLDYLEELESICRWTGLRDLIHVIVISRCPKLKRIEMLDDASPPPSLKEIVLSEDVDRGKRWWESLEWVHPEAKTALEPYVFVDTLDRGRIPLRECPSEVDSSEVDSSEVDSPEVDSSEGEQ; encoded by the exons ATGTTGTGTCAAGCGGAAGTTGGACTTCGACCTTTATCTGATGAAGAAGCATGGGCATTGTTTGTACAGACACTTGATGGTCCTGATCTACCTCCTAGTCAGAAACATGTTGCTGAGGATATTGTTAAGGAGTGCAAAGGCTTGCCGTTAGCTATTGTTGTTATGGCGGGAAGCATGAGGGGAGAGGTCGAGGATCATGTGTGGGAAGCCACGCtggaaaatttaaaacaacCAGGAGTTCTGCAACAGAGTATGAAAGAGGATGTTTTTCCGATTCTGGTGCAGAGTTACAACCGCCTGGAGGAGAAGAAGCAGCGATGTTTTTCACTGTGTGCTCTATATCCCGAAGATTGGTCAATCCCTAGACCAGAACTGATAGAACTTTGTATTGATGAGGGGGTGATTCGGGAGGATAGGAGGCGGAAGATGTATAACGAAGGGCACAGATTATTAGATGAACTTGAAAAggcgtgcctcttggaggcaTGTGGTTTTGGCAGTAGCAAAGCAGTTAGGATGCATGATGTGATTCGGGATATGGCACTGCACATCATGAACGCGAACAGCGCCCCATGGATGGTGAAAGGCTTGGGTTTGGAAGATGTGCTGGATGATTCTGAATGGTTGCCTAATCTTCAGAAGGTCTCTTTGATGACGAATGACATAGAAGCAATTCCACCCTCTATATCACCAAACTGTCCTCAACTCGCAACTCTGTTGTTGAGTGACTGTAGGAGATTGCATGAAATCTCAGAACAATTCTTTCAGCGGATGCAGGGTTTGAAGGTTATTGCTTTGAGTAAGACTAGCATCACAAAAGTGCCAAAATCTGTCGGGACCTTGGAAAAGTTGAACGCACTTATACTCAACGGGTGCTCTCAATTATCTTGTATTTCATTCTTGGCGAAGTTGACCTCGTTGAGGAAGTTGGACCTCCGAGGGTGTACGAATATTAATGAAGTACCAGATGGTTTGGGGATGTTGGTTAATCTTACATATCTCCGCTTATCTGGCACGGGAATTAAGAGGATTCCAGATGGAGTAGTCTGTAAGTTAAAGAAGCTACAGCACCTTGAAGCGGATTATATTGCAGCGAGGGCAGAAGAAGTTGTAAAATTGAGGAAGTTGGAGGTACTCCGATGTCGTTTTGAAAACGTGAATGAGCTGAATGAGTACACACTGCATGCGACAACTCTAGAGTCATACATTCTCTTAATAGGAGATCGTACAAATGACTCTGCACTGTACGACTTTTGGCATGGTTTATTTCCATCTGATTCAGGACTTTCTAATTGTGGCAAAGTTATTTTTATGAATGTAGTGAGTGATATAAGAGAAACTTGTCTTCTGCCGAGAGACGTGGAGGCATTGGGGATTAGAGAGTGTGGGAGGATGTGGAATATATCCAGATTTATGGGACTTGAAGAAGTGGGTGGGAGTGGGGGACAGCCAGAAGAGCCAGAGGGACAGCTGGAGGAACGAACTTCTCCACCACCACCAGGAGACCACTTCCCCAGTCTCAAGGAGCTAGAGATTTTATACTGTCCAAATCTGAAGCGTCTGCTGGTGCCCAGACATAGCTGCAGTTCGTACCTTACGCAACTAGAAATGCTCAAAATACGCGGCTGTCACGAGCTGGAGAGTATGACAGTCAAAGAAGAATCACTGACATCATCAACATCACCACTGCCACCCGACGCTTTCTCCCAACTCCAATCAATTACCATTTCAAGTTGTGCAAAGATGAAGAGGGTGCTAACTCTTGAGTTATTCATGCTCCTCCCCAACCTCCAGACTATCATTGTTGATTATTGCGAAGAGATGAAGGAGGTTATAGGCGGCCAAGAATTAGACCACGGAGCCACCAGCAGCTCGTTCTTGTCCCCCATGCCAGCAGCATCTCCTGGCGATCAATTAAGTACAAGAAAGCTGACCTTGGTGTTGGACTACCTTGAGGAGCTGGAGAGTATATGCAGGTGGACCGGACTTCGGGATCTCATACATGTCATTGTGATAAGTAGATGTCCAAAGCTGAAGAGGATTGAAATGCTAGATGATGCTTCTCCTCCCCCTTCTCTTAAGGAGATAGTACTATCAGAAGATGTGGACAGAGGAAAACGATGGTGGGAATCTCTGGAGTGGGTCCATCCTGAGGCCAAGACTGCCCTTGAACCCTATGTGTTTGTTGATACGCTAGACAGAGGAAGAATTCCTTTACGAGAATGCCCGTC gGAGGTGGATTCATCCGAGGTGGATTCATCCGAGGTGGATTCACCTGAGGTGGATTCATCCGAGGGGGAACAATGA